The Thermotoga maritima MSB8 region CTCCCGTTTAACAGTATCTGACCAGATGAAGGTCTTATGAGTTTCAGGATGAGCTTACCCACGGTGGTCTTTCCGCTTCCACTCTCTCCTATGAGAGATACGATCCTGGATCGCTCTATTTCAAAAGAAACGTCATCAACCGCTTTGAGTCTTTCCTTACCGAAGAAACCCAGAGGGAACTCCTTCGTCAAATTTTGAACCTTCAGAAGACTCAATTTGCATCACCTCTTTCGAAAAGCCAGCATGAGACCTTTCTCCCATCAACGTCGAACACTGGTGGATCCTGTTCACACTTCTCGAACGCGTAAGGACACCTGTCTCTGAATCTACATCCCGGTCCTATGTTGAGAAGACTGGGTGGATATCCCGGGATTCCCTTGAGCTTCGTCTGGGAATATCTGACACCTATCTTCGGAAGTGAAGAAAGAAGCATCTTGGTGTAAGGGTGAAGGGGTTCTTGGATGATGTCTTCCATTGGAGAGATTTCCGCCACTCTTCCCGCGTAGAGCACCATCACCTTGTCTGCGATCTGATAAAGGACCGAGAGATCGTGTGTTATGAACGCGAGTGATCCCATGATTTCCTTTTCTCTCATCTCATAAAGCATCTGTATAACCGATCTTTGAGAACTCACATCCAGGGCTGATGTGATCTCATCGGCTATGAGGACATCGGGATTCATCAATGTAGAGATCACCATCACCATTCTCTGCTTCATTCCTCCAGAGAGTTCGATCGGATACATGTTTAGAACTTTCTTTCCAAGGTTGACGATCTCGAGCCTTTCCTCGATAACATCTTTTTTTCTTTCAAAACTTTCTCCGTGTTCGTGCAG contains the following coding sequences:
- a CDS encoding ABC transporter ATP-binding protein, giving the protein MIGVAEVVLDVRDLRIYYRTLYGYVKAVDGVSFDIKRGEILGIAGESGCGKSTLGNGLILLKPPMKYMGGEAILDGKNIMALSPKELRKVRYEKISIIPQYAMDAMNPTKKIKQIIDDLLHEHGESFERKKDVIEERLEIVNLGKKVLNMYPIELSGGMKQRMVMVISTLMNPDVLIADEITSALDVSSQRSVIQMLYEMREKEIMGSLAFITHDLSVLYQIADKVMVLYAGRVAEISPMEDIIQEPLHPYTKMLLSSLPKIGVRYSQTKLKGIPGYPPSLLNIGPGCRFRDRCPYAFEKCEQDPPVFDVDGRKVSCWLFERGDAN